In one Heteronotia binoei isolate CCM8104 ecotype False Entrance Well chromosome 1, APGP_CSIRO_Hbin_v1, whole genome shotgun sequence genomic region, the following are encoded:
- the GPR6 gene encoding G-protein coupled receptor 6: MNESISLNETRAPVPWIHTNNRNSSLELSSELPIFVINPWDIMLCISGTIIACENAIVVAIIFYTPNLRTPMFVLIGSLATADLLAGVGLILNFVFHYVIQSETISLVTVGFLVASFTASVSSLLAITVDRYLSLYNALTYYSEKTVLCIHMMLIITWGVSLCLGLLPVLGWNCLEDSSSCSIVRPLTKSNVTLLSASFFFIFILMLHLYIKICKIVCRHAHQIALQQHFLTASHYVATKKGVSTLAIILGTFGASWLPFAIYCVVGDSNYPTVYTYATLLPATYNSMINPIIYAYRNQEIQRSMWVLFCDCFQSKVSFRSRSPSDV; the protein is encoded by the coding sequence ATGAACGAAAGCATCTCTTTGAATGAAACCAGGGCTCCTGTACCCTGGATTCATACCAACAATAGGAATTCTTCTTTGGAGCTCTCCAGCGAGCTCCCCATCTTTGTCATCAACCCCTGGGATATTATGCTCTGCATCTCTGGAACCATCATTGCCTGTGAGAATGCTATAGTCGTGGCCATCATATTCTATACTCCCAACCTGAGAACCCCAATGTTTGTGTTGATTGGGAGCTTGGCCACAGCAGACCTACTAGCTGGAGTTGGTCTGATCCTCAATTTTGTTTTCCACTATGTGATCCAGTCAGAAACCATCAGCCTTGTTACAGTTGGCTTCTTAGTTGCTTCTTTTACTGCTTCGGTGAGCAGCTTATTGGCCATCACGGTTGATCGCTATCTTTCATTATACAATGCACTGACTTATTACTCTGAGAAGACAGTGCTCTGTATCCATATGATGCTGATCATCACCTGGGGGGTTTccctctgcttaggactgctacCTGTTTTAGGCTGGAACTGTCTTGAAGATTCTTCATCATGCAGTATTGTCAGACCTCTGACGAAAAGTAATGTGACTTTGCTGTCTGcctctttctttttcatttttatcCTTATGCTCCATCTGTACATTAAAATCTGCAAAATAGTCTGCAGACATGCACACCAGATAGCACTCCAACAGCATTTTCTAACAGCATCACACTACGTCGCAACAAAGAAAGGAGTCTCTACACTAGCTATAATACTTGGGACCTTTGGAGCCAGTTGGTTACCTTTTGCCATCTACTGTGTAGTTGGAGATTCCAACTACCCCACTGTGTACACATATGCCACACTTCTACCAGCCACCTACAACTCTATGATTAATCCTATCATTTATGCATACAGAAACCAAGAAATTCAAAGATCCATGTGGGTTCTCTTTTGTGACTGCTTTCAGTCTAAAGTGTCCTTTCGTTCAAGATCCCCCAGTGATGTCTAA